A portion of the Microbacterium hominis genome contains these proteins:
- the fusA gene encoding elongation factor G produces MAQEVLTDLNKVRNIGIMAHIDAGKTTTTERILFYTGVNHKLGETHDGASTTDWMEQEKERGITITSAAVTCFWNKNQVNIIDTPGHVDFTVEVERSLRVLDGAVAVFDGKEGVEPQSETVWRQADKYDVPRICFVNKMDKLGADFYFTVDTIVNRLGAKPLVLQLPIGAENDFIGVIDLVEMRALVWPGDAKGDVTMGAKYEIQEIPADLADKAAEYREKLLETVAETDDALLEKYFGGSELTVAEIKGAIRKLTVAGAIYPVLCGSAFKNRGVQPMLDAVVDFLPSPLDVPAIEAHDPKDEEIVIERHPDANDPFAALAFKVAVHPFFGRLTYIRVYSGHLDSGAQVINSTKGKKERIGKIFQMHANKENPVDSVTAGNIYAVIGLKDTTTGDTLADPAAPVVLESMTFPEPVIEVAIEPKTKADQEKLGLAIQKLAEEDPTFRTELNPETGQTTIKGMGELHLDILVDRMKREFRVEANVGKPQVAYRETIKKAVERHDYTHKKQTGGSGQFAKIQFAIEPLELTADKTYEFENKVTGGRIPREYIEPTNQGFQDAMQVGVLAGYPMVGVKATLLDGASHDVDSSEMAFKIAGSMGFKEAVRKASPTILEPLMAVEVRTPEEYMGDVIGDLNSRRGQIQSMEDGSGIKIVRALVPLSEMFGYIGDLRSKTSGRAVYSMEFDSYAEVPRAVADEIIQKTKGE; encoded by the coding sequence GTGGCACAAGAAGTGCTCACCGACCTCAACAAGGTCCGCAACATCGGCATCATGGCGCACATCGATGCCGGCAAGACGACGACGACCGAGCGCATCCTGTTCTACACGGGCGTGAACCACAAGCTGGGCGAGACCCACGACGGTGCGTCGACCACCGACTGGATGGAGCAGGAGAAGGAGCGCGGCATCACGATCACGTCGGCCGCCGTGACCTGCTTCTGGAACAAGAACCAGGTCAACATCATCGACACCCCCGGCCACGTCGACTTCACGGTCGAGGTCGAGCGTTCGCTGCGCGTCCTCGACGGCGCCGTCGCCGTCTTCGACGGCAAGGAGGGCGTCGAGCCCCAGTCCGAGACCGTGTGGCGTCAGGCCGACAAGTACGACGTGCCCCGCATCTGCTTCGTCAACAAGATGGACAAGCTGGGCGCCGACTTCTACTTCACCGTCGACACCATCGTCAACCGCCTCGGTGCGAAGCCCCTCGTGCTCCAGCTGCCGATCGGTGCCGAGAACGATTTCATCGGCGTCATCGACCTCGTCGAGATGCGCGCACTGGTCTGGCCCGGCGACGCCAAGGGTGACGTGACCATGGGTGCCAAGTACGAGATCCAGGAGATCCCGGCCGATCTCGCCGACAAGGCCGCCGAGTACCGCGAGAAGCTGCTCGAGACCGTCGCCGAGACCGACGACGCTCTGCTCGAGAAGTACTTCGGCGGTAGCGAGCTCACCGTCGCCGAGATCAAGGGTGCCATCCGCAAGCTGACCGTCGCCGGCGCGATCTACCCCGTGCTCTGCGGCTCGGCGTTCAAGAACCGCGGTGTGCAGCCCATGCTCGACGCGGTCGTGGACTTCCTCCCGTCGCCCCTGGACGTGCCCGCCATCGAGGCGCACGACCCCAAGGACGAGGAGATCGTCATCGAGCGTCACCCCGACGCCAACGACCCCTTCGCCGCTCTCGCGTTCAAGGTCGCGGTGCACCCGTTCTTCGGTCGCCTCACCTACATCCGCGTCTACTCGGGTCACCTCGACTCGGGCGCTCAGGTCATCAACTCGACCAAGGGCAAGAAGGAGCGCATCGGAAAGATCTTCCAGATGCACGCCAACAAGGAGAACCCGGTCGATTCGGTCACCGCGGGCAACATCTACGCCGTCATCGGCCTGAAGGACACCACCACCGGTGACACCCTCGCCGACCCGGCCGCCCCGGTCGTCCTCGAGTCGATGACGTTCCCCGAGCCCGTCATCGAGGTCGCGATCGAGCCCAAGACCAAGGCCGACCAGGAGAAGCTGGGTCTCGCGATCCAGAAGCTCGCTGAGGAAGACCCGACGTTCCGCACCGAGCTCAACCCCGAGACCGGTCAGACGACCATCAAGGGCATGGGCGAGCTGCACCTCGACATCCTCGTCGACCGCATGAAGCGCGAGTTCCGCGTCGAGGCGAACGTCGGAAAGCCCCAGGTGGCCTACCGCGAGACGATCAAGAAGGCCGTCGAGCGTCACGACTACACCCACAAGAAGCAGACCGGTGGATCGGGTCAGTTCGCGAAGATCCAGTTCGCGATCGAGCCCCTCGAGCTCACGGCCGACAAGACGTACGAGTTCGAGAACAAGGTCACCGGTGGCCGCATCCCGCGCGAGTACATCGAGCCCACCAACCAGGGCTTCCAGGACGCGATGCAGGTGGGTGTCCTCGCGGGCTACCCCATGGTCGGCGTCAAGGCCACGCTGCTCGACGGCGCGTCGCACGATGTCGACTCGTCCGAGATGGCGTTCAAGATCGCCGGTTCGATGGGCTTCAAGGAGGCTGTCCGCAAGGCCAGCCCCACGATCCTCGAGCCGCTCATGGCCGTCGAGGTGCGCACCCCTGAGGAGTACATGGGTGACGTCATCGGCGACCTGAACTCGCGTCGTGGCCAGATCCAGTCGATGGAGGACGGCTCGGGCATCAAGATCGTCCGCGCGCTTGTCCCGCTGTCGGAGATGTTCGGCTACATCGGCGACCTGCGCTCGAAGACCTCGGGCCGCGCCGTGTACTCGATGGAGTTCGACAGCTACGCCGAGGTTCCTCGCGCCGTCGCCGACGAGATCATCCAGAAGACCAAGGGCGAGTAA